TCAGAAGGTGCGCGGTCTGCGCTGGCCGGTCAAGGCCAACGGCCAGGAGACCCGCTGGCGCTACGTCGACTTCGACGATCCCTATGTCAAGCCGGGCGAAGGGCTCAAGTTCTACAAGGCACCGGGCAACAAGGCCAGCATCTGGTTCCGCCCCTACGAGGCCCCGGCGGAGTCGCCGGACAAGGACTACCCGTTCTGGTACTGCACCGGTCGTCTGCTGGAGCACTGGCACACCGCCACCATGACCGGCCGGGTGCCCGAGTTGAAGCGGGCCATGCCGGAGGCCACCCTTGAAATGCATCCGGACGATGCCAAAAAACTGGGGATCAGGAACCGTGACAAGGTCAAGGTCAGCTCCCGGCGCGGATCGGTCATTCTGCGGGCCGAGATCAACGGCCGCGGCAAGCCGGAAAAAGGGAACGTCTTCACCACCTTCTTCGACGAAACCAAGCTGATCAACGACCTCTGCATCGACGCCTTCGACCCGCTCTCCAAAGAGCCGGATTTCAAGAAGTGCGCGGTGAAGATCGAGAAGGCGTAACCCCGTGCCCCCTCACCTTCCTTCCCCGGGGAGGTGAGGGGGCGACGCAAGGTATGTATGAATCCTGAAACCGAACACCATACCGCCATCAGCCGACGTCTCTTTCTAAAGGGAAGCGTGCTTGCGCCACTGGCCCTTGCCCTGGGCGGGGGAGCCATATCGGCAGTCTATCTTCGGCCGGCCCAGGCGCGGGAGTTCTACCTGCGGCCGCCGGGCGCCCTGGCAGAGAAGCGCTTTCTGGCTGCCTGCGTCAAATGCGGCAAATGTGCCCAGGCCTGTCCCTACCAGTCAATCAGCATGGCCGGCGGTGAGGCGGGTATCGGTATCGGCACCCCCCATATCGTACCGAGGGAGATGCCCTGTTACCTTTGTCCTGACATCCCCTGCGCCAAGGCATGTCCTTCCGGAGCACTGGATGCCAAGCTCAACGAGGTTGAAAAGATCCGCATGGGCACGGCGGTGATCGTTGACCGGTCGGCATGCCTCTCCATCCGCGGCCTGCGTTGTGAGGTCTGCTACCGCCAGTGCCCGCTGATCGACAAGGCGATCACGCTGCAGAACCGGCACAACACCCGTACCGACGCGCACACCATCATGGAACCGGTGGTGCACAAGGATAAATGCGTCGGCTGCGGTATCTGCGAGAAAGTCTGTGTTCTGGAGAAACCGGCCATCGTCATCCAGCGGACGCCGCCGGCGCAGAAAGATCATTATGAATTCTAAATGGAGCATGGCCCGCAGGGGCGTACAATTGCTGATGATTGCCCTGCTCGCCTCCCCCCTGGCGGGCCTGACCCTGTTCCGGGGCAACCTGGCGGCGGCGGAGCTCTTGGGTCTTCCCCTTTCCGATCCGCTGGCCTTTCTGCAGGCCCAGATCGGCGGACGGGTCTTTGTACTCTCGTATCTGGTCAGCACCCTGATCGTGGTCGGCACCTACTTCCTGCTGGGGGGGCGCAGCTTCTGCGGCTGGGTCTGCCCGGTCAACCTGCTGACGGAGCTGGCCGACCGTCTGCGCGGATCGGAAAAAATCGACCGTGCGACCCTGCCCCTGTCCGCGAACTACTGGACCCTGGCGCTGGTACTGGCCATGGTGGCACTCACCGGGGTCCCGCTGTTCGAGCTGCTGTCGCCCATCGGTATCGTGAGCCGCGCCATTGTCTTCGGCTCACTGCTGCCCCTGCTGCTGGTGGGGGCCATTCTGCTGGTGGAGCTGCTGGTGGCCCGGCGGGTCTGGTGCCGCTCCCTGTGTCCCCTCGGCGGTTTTTACAGCCTGCTGGGACGATTGAGTCCGCTGCGGGTCGGCTTTGTCGCCGAGCGTTGCACCCACTGCAACGAATGCACGGCTGTCTGTCCCGTTGAGGAGGTGTTGGCACCATCCCTGGAACAGAACAGTCCCCAGGTGGTCGCCGGTGCCTGCACCCGCTGCATGGCCTGCCTGGATGCCTGTCCCACCAAGGCACTAACCGTTACACTTGGCTACAAATGATGGATTATCCCTACAAGGCAAGGAGATTCCTGATGAAACGCATGGTACAGCTTGTCACCACCTTAGGCATGGTAGCCTCCCTGGCGCTTCTGGCGCCCGCATTCGCCAATGAACAGCCCGAATTGAACCTGGCAAAGGATGCGTCGGAGGCGCCGGGGACTCCCATGGCCGTTCCCCACGTAATGAAGCCGGGCGAAGACGGTGAGGCCTGCAACGCCTGTCACCGTAGCGGCGTTGGCAAGACACCGCCCACCTCTCATCCCGAGCGGCTGAACTGTACCCAGTGCCACGTGCAGGGTGAAGTCAAGAAACCGGCCAAGGCCAAGAAAAAGAAGTGACGCTCTCCCGCAAGGACTTCTTTCGGCAGGGGTTCTTCTCCCTGGGGGACACCCTGCTGAAAACTGCCGGCATCGCCTCGCCGGAAGCGCCTCCCGAGCAGGAGTTTCCGACCACTGACGACGTCGGGAATACTGCCGAGCCGCGATGTGCGGAAGCCGACAACAGTCGCTGTCTGGCCCGCAGTTGCGGCTGTTTCAGCTGTATCGAACGCTGCGAAGTCCAGGCCATTACCCTGGCGGTCGGTACCGGCGTCCTGATCGATACTGCGCTGTGTACCGGTTGCGGTGCCTGCCGCGAGGTCTGCCCGGTGACGCCGAAGGCGATCCGGCTGGTACGACGGGCGGAGCACAATCAGCCGGCAGCAGCTTGACATGTTTATTTTTTGTGCAACAAGGACGTAGTACCCTTATTTTGATTGCATGAATGCCATGCAATACAATCACCACAGGAAGGAAAGGAGAACGAAGTATGCTGAAGCAGAAACTGGCAACAGCGGTAACTATCGTCGGAATCGGCGCCTTGCTGGCGATTCCGTCGGTGGCAGCCAAGGCAAAACCGGCCGCCAAGCCGGCCAAGGACGGACGTGAGACCTGTTACGCCTGTCACACCGAGGTGAAGAGCCTCAAGGAGAACTCCAAGCACGCGGCCATCGCCTGTACGGTGTGCCACGACAAGACCAAGGAGCACCTGGAGAAGGGGCCGGATGTCAAGCCGGTCACCAAGATTGACCAAGCGGTCTGCGGCTCCTGCCACAAGAACCAGTATGAAAGCTTCTACGCCGTCCACCATGACCCCACCGGTGCCCGCAAGGAAAAGGGGATACCCGCCGGCCGTTCTCCGCTGCAGGACAAGCTGCTGGCAGGCCACGGTTTCACGTTTGAGCATGCCGAGCCCCGTGGCCACGCCTACATGGTAGTTGACCAGTTCGCCGTGGACCGCTTCCAGGGCGGCCGTTACCAGTTCAAGGGCGGCTGGAAGAACTATGACAAGGTGGGCAAAACTTGGGATATCCTGGAAGATCGCGGCCCCAACGCCAAGCTTCCCGAGACCGCCATGGCCGGCAACCCCACCTGCATCCAGTGCAAGTCCTCCGACCTGATCCTCCAGTGGAAACACCTGGGTGAGAAGGGCGGCAAGTTCGACCGCACCTCCAACGTCAACGACGTGGTCAAGGCCATCAACAACCCGGTGGGCTGTATCCACTGTCACGACCCCCACGGCGCCCAGCCCCGGATCGTGCGTGACGGCCTGATCGCCGCCATCGAGAAGGATCCGGCCAAGAACATCTTCGCCAAGAACGGCAAGACCGACCTGAAGGTGATCGACTTCCGCGGCTTCCGTAAGATCGGCGTCATGGAGAAGACCGACTCCCGCATGATGTGCGCCCAGTGCCACGTCGAGTACAACTGCAACCCCGGCACCCAGCGCACCGACGGCAAGCCGGTGACCTTTGCCGACGCCCGCACCAACCACTTCCCGCTCAAGAATTCCCTGCAACTGCTTGAGCACTATCGCAGCATCGACTTCTTCGACTTCAAGCACGCCGTCACCGGCGCCAAGCTGATCAAGTTCCAGCACCCCGAGGCCGAGACCTATGCCGGTTCCGCCCACGACAAGGCCGGTGTCCAGTGCCACCAGTGCCACATGCCGCAGGTAAAGGGCAAGGACGGCAAGAAGTACTCCACCCACGGCGTGGTCAAGCCGATCCAGATGGTGCAGGAGTCCTGCATCAGCTGCCACAAGGACTACACGCCCAACAAGGCCAAGTTCATGATCGAGACCATCCGCAACTACACCAAGGGTAAGATGCGCAAGTCCGAGTACTGGCTGGCCCAGTTGATCGACACCTTCGCCGTTGCCCAGCGTGAGGGCGTTTCCCCCACCATCCTGGATCAGGCACGCCTCAAGCATGAAGAGGCCCATGCCCTCTGGGAGTACTGGACCGCTGAGAACTCCGACGGTTTCCATAACCCCGAGCAGGCACGTCAGAGCCTGACCGGCTCCATCTCTGCCTCCAAGGCCGGCGTCAAGCTGCTCAACGACGCCATCATGGCGGTAAAGCAGAGCAAGAAGGAAGAACCGAAGAAAGAAGAACCCAAGAAGTAAGCTTCGGTTGTACTGAAGAGCAATGGCCCCGGAACAACTGTTCCGGGGCCATTTTCGTGTCAAGTTTCGTTGACAACGCACACAGTTCGTCTATAACAGACAGATTCTGTCTTGAGCTGAAAGGTTACAGGCATGTCCGCACCACCCAACAACACGTTTCTCAAACAGTGGGGCGTCCTGGGGATAGCGTTCTTTCTCCTGGGGGGAGCGGTCGTGCACAACCTCTACAAAGGCTACCGGGATACGGAGGCCATTGAGCAGCAGCGTTTGAAAACCCAGGCGCGGGTGGTTGCCGAAAATATTTCCAACTCCATCGGGGCAACAGACCGGGTGCTGCTCACGTTGCGCAGCGGTCTGCGCGGCGTGCCGCCGCAACGCTGGAGCGCTATTGCCACCACCAGCAGCCTGAAGCAGTTGGAGTCGCTGATTCCGGGCGTTCGCACCTTCCTGGGGGTGGACAGTGCCGGACGCATCAGATTTTCCAATCGTCCGGAACTGGTGGGAACGTCAGTGGTCTATCGCGACTACTTCAGAATTCCCCGGGAAGCCTCCGGCGACGATATCCTTTTCGTAGCCCCTCCCTTCCAGACCGTCCTGGGCAGCTGGGGCATGAACCTGGTACGGATCATCCCGGGGCAGGACGGCGCATTCGGCGGGATTGTGGCCGCCACCCTGGACCCGGATCACTTCACCGCCCTGCTCGGCTCGATCAACTACAGCGGGGATATGGTGTCCGCGATCATCCACGGCGACGGCCTGCTCTTTACCATGGCGCCGGAATGGAAAGAACTGGCCGGCAAGAACCTTGCCCTGCCCGGCACCCTGTTTTCACGACATCGCGCCAGCGGTGCCGTGGAAAACCTTTACCACGGCCTGTTCCGCGCCACCGGTGACGAGCGGATGGTTGCCCTGCGCACGGCCGTTGTGGACGAACCGAAAACCGACAAGCCGATCATCGTGGCCGCTTCCCGGAGCGATGCCAGCATATTCAGCGGCTGGCGGGCGCACCTGCGTAACCAGACCCTGGTGCTGTTCAGTATCATCCTGGTATCGTCATACCTGCTGGCCCGCTACCAGCAGTCGAAACGGGTCCAGTTGCAGCAGACCGCGGCAGCCAACGCCAAGCTGCGCAAACTGACCCACGGCATCGAAAACAGTGCCAGTGCCGTGATGATTACCGACAAGAACGGCACCATCGAATACGTCAACCGCAAGTTCTGTCAGTTGACCGGCTACGGCATCGACGAGGCCGTGGGCCAGAATCCCCGCATCCTCAAGTCCGAGGCTACCCCCCGCGAAGTGTTCGACAACCTCTGGCGTACCATTCTGAGCGGTTCGGAGTGGCGCGGCGAGTTGCTCAACCGCCGCAAGAACGGCGAACTGTACTGGTCCATCGCCTCCATCAGCCCACTGCGGGACGACCAGGGGGAAATCACCCATTTCATCGCCAATGTCGAAGACATCAACGACCGCAAGAACGCTGAAGCCACCATCGAACACTTGGCCTACTACGACCCCCTCACCGACCTGCCCAACCGTCGCATGCTGCAGGACCGCCTGGAGATCGCCCTCAAGCGCAGCCGCCGCCAGGGAAGCGGCATGGCGCTGCTGTACCTCGACCTGGACGGCTTCAAGCATGTCAACGACAACCTGGGGCATCCGGCCGGGGACCGGCTGCTCAAGGAAATGGCCACCCGCTATACCTCGCTGTTGCGTGACGACGACCTGGTCTGCCGCATGGGGGGCGACGAGTTCGCCGTGATCCTCCATGACGTCCACCATGACGAAGATGCGGTCGTAGTGGCCCATCGCCTGCTGGAACAGACCGCCCAGCCGGTGCAGTTGGACGATTCCGAAGTGGTGGTCACCGCCAGCATCGGTATCGCCCTCTTCCCCAAAAACGGTGACGACACCCGCACCCTCGAGAAAAACGCCGATATCGCCCTCTACCACGCCAAGGGGGAGGGAAAGAACACCTTCTCCTTCTTCGACGAGGAACTGAACAGCGCCAGCCGCAACCGGATCGCCCTTGAGCAGCGCCTGCGCCAGGTGCTTGAGAAGAACGAACTGCTGGTGCTGTACCAGCCCAAGATATCACTCGCCACCGGCAAAGTGACGGGGGTCGAGGCCCTGGTACGCTGGAACAGCCCGGAGTTCGGCATGGTCTCGCCACTGCGCTTCATTCCCTTGGCCGAGGAAACCCGCATGATCATCCCGATCGGCGAATGGGTGTTGGAAACCGCTTGCCGCCAGCAGGTACTCTGGCAGGAGCAGGGGTTGTCGCTGACCATGGCGGTCAACCTTTCCTCGGTTCAGTTCAAGTCCCCCACCCTGATCGAGCGGATCACCGCCATTCTGGATAAAACCGGCATGTTGGCCGAGCAGCTGGAGCTGGAACTGACCGAAAGCGCCCTGGTGGAAAAGCCGAACGAAGCCACCTGGATTCTGGAGCAACTCCGTTCCCTGGGCTGCGGTATCGCCATCGACGACTTCGGCACCGGCTACTCCTCCCTGGCCTACCTCAAAAACTTCCCGGTAACGGTGCTGAAAATCGACCGCACCTTCGTGCGTGACCTCGCCCACGACTCCGGCGACCGGGCCATTGCCCAGTCAGTGGTGGCCCTGGCCAACAACCTGGACATGCAGACCGTGGCCGAAGGGGTGGAACAGCAGGAGCAACTGGCCATCCTGCGCGAGTTGGGCTGTGCTTTCGTGCAGGGGTTCATTTACTCCCGGCCGGTCCCTGCCGATGAGCTGCCCGCCATCGTGCATACCATCACTGCGGGGGACGAATCGCTTTAATCCTCCAAATTACTGAGCTTAAAACAAAAAAAACGGGCGCCGTTACCGGCGCCCGTTGGCGTTTCATGCACGATGCGTCACTACGTCGAACGGTAATGCCCCCGCGAGAAAGACTCATTGATCTGAAAGCGGTCAGTCCTTTTTGATCTGTATCCCCAGTTCGGTGATCTTCTTGCGCAGGGTGTTGCGGTTGATCCCCAGGATATCGGCGGTGCGCACCTGGTTGCCCCGGGTCTTTTCCAGGGTGTAGCGGATCAGCGGCCGCTCCACCTGCTCCAGCACGCGATCGTAGATATCCCCCTTTTCCAGCTTTTCGATGCCGAAGAAGGCGGTACGCAGCTTCGCCTCCACCAGCGCTTCCAGGGACTGCTCCTGGGGAGCGGCATGGATGGTGGCCTGTCGTTCGCTGAGCCCGTTGAAATCCTGGGGGGTGAGCAGCGGGTCGCCGGAGAGGATCACCGCCCGCTTGATGGTGTTTTCCAGCTCCCGGACGTTACCGGGCCAGGAGTGGCTGCACAGCAGCTCCAGTGCTTCCCCGCTGCACTGCTTTGCAGGCACTTCCATCTCAGCGCAGGCCCGCTCCAGAAAATACTCGACCAGGGCCGGAATATCCTCTCGCCGCTCCCGCAACGGCACCAGGTGCAGCGGCACCACATTGAGCCGGTAGAAGAGGTCTTCACGGAATTCACGGTTACGCACCTTTTCCAGCAGCTCCTGGTTGGTGGCCGCCACCACCCGTACGTCAACCGCAATGTTCTGGGAACCGCCGATACGGGTGATCTCCTGCTCCTGCAGCACCCGCAGGATCTTGGCCTGCAGGTCCAGCGGCATGTCGCCGATCTCGTCCAGGAAGATGGTGCCGTGGTTGGCCTGCTCGAACTTGCCGGTCTTGCGCTCGGTGGAGCCGGTAAAGGCCCCCCGCTCGCTGCCGAACAGTTCGCTTTCCAGCAGGTCGCGCGGAATGGCGGCGCAGTTGATCGCCACGAACGGCTTGCCCAGCCGGGTGGAGTTGAAATGGATCGCCCGGGCGATCAGCTCCTTGCCGGTGCCGGACTCCCCCTGGATCAGCACGGTCACGTCGCTGGCGGCCACCTTGCCGATGGTCTTGTAGACCTCTTGCATGGCCGGGGAGTTGCCGATGATGTTCTTCTCCACCTGGTAGCGGTCTTTGAGCTCCTGCTTGAGCAGGGACACCTGGTTGCTGACGTCCCGCGCCCGTCCCACCTTCTCGATGATGGCATCCACCACCTCCAGGTCGAACGGTTTGGTAATGTAATCGTAGGCCCCCCGCTTCATCGCCTCCACGGCGTTCTTCATGCTGGCCTCGGCGGTCATCACCACCACCAGCAGGTCGGGGCGCAACTCCCGAGCCTTGTCGAGGAATTCAAGGCCGGTCATACCCGGCATCTTGATATCGACGATCGCCAGATCGTAGGACTGCTCCCGGACCATGCGCAACGCCTGGTTGCCGTCGGCCGCCAGCTCGACGGTGTATCCCTTCTTGCGCAGCGCCTTGGACAGAACCCAGCGCATGCTCTCTTCGTCGTCCGCCACCAGTATCCGATGCAGTGCCATGGTTGTCATCCTTTCGCCGGCGGCTGGATCAAGGGAAGCAACACACTGACGCGGGTTCCCTCCCCCAGCCGGGAGTCGATCTTGAGCATTCCCCGGTGTTCCGCCACGATCTTCTGGCAGATGGCCAGTCCCAACCCGGTGCCGCCATCTTTGGTGCTGTAGAAGGGAGTCCCCACCTTGGCCAGGTTCTCCTCGGCAATGCCGGGGCCGGTATCGGAAATATCAACCGCCACCATGCGGGAACGTCCCAGGGGACTGGTCAGGCTGTACTCCCCCAGCACCCGACTGGTGACGGTCAGCCGTCCCCCCTCGGTCATGGACTCCAGGGCGTTGCGGATCAGATTCAGAAAGACCTGGATCAGCTGGGCCTCATCGGCCATCAAAGGCGGAATGCTGGGGTCGAAACCGGTGCAGATGGAGACATCACGGCTGTCCGCCGCTTCCCGCTGCAGCAGGATGATATCCCCCAGCACCCGGTGCAGGTTCACCGGCAAGTAGCGGGGCCCCCGGGGTGAGGCCAGCTCCAGCAGCTGGCGGATGATCCGGTCGATCCGCTCCGCCTCCCGGATCATCACCCGCGGATACTCCAGCAGGTCGCTCTCCGGGTCCAGCTCCCGCTCCAGCAGCTGGGCCGCCCCCTTGATACCGCCCAGGGGATTCTTCACTTCGTGGGCCAGTCCCGCCGCCAGGGTCCCCAGGGTGGAGAGCCGATCCGCCTGCCGCACCGCCGCCTCCAGTTCCCGGATGGAGGTCAGGTCCCGCAGGGTCAGAATCACGCCGATCGCTTCACCATCGGCCTTGAGCAGCGGAAAAGTGGTGGCGTTGGCCGGAATCAGGCGACCGG
The window above is part of the Trichlorobacter ammonificans genome. Proteins encoded here:
- a CDS encoding bifunctional diguanylate cyclase/phosphodiesterase produces the protein MSAPPNNTFLKQWGVLGIAFFLLGGAVVHNLYKGYRDTEAIEQQRLKTQARVVAENISNSIGATDRVLLTLRSGLRGVPPQRWSAIATTSSLKQLESLIPGVRTFLGVDSAGRIRFSNRPELVGTSVVYRDYFRIPREASGDDILFVAPPFQTVLGSWGMNLVRIIPGQDGAFGGIVAATLDPDHFTALLGSINYSGDMVSAIIHGDGLLFTMAPEWKELAGKNLALPGTLFSRHRASGAVENLYHGLFRATGDERMVALRTAVVDEPKTDKPIIVAASRSDASIFSGWRAHLRNQTLVLFSIILVSSYLLARYQQSKRVQLQQTAAANAKLRKLTHGIENSASAVMITDKNGTIEYVNRKFCQLTGYGIDEAVGQNPRILKSEATPREVFDNLWRTILSGSEWRGELLNRRKNGELYWSIASISPLRDDQGEITHFIANVEDINDRKNAEATIEHLAYYDPLTDLPNRRMLQDRLEIALKRSRRQGSGMALLYLDLDGFKHVNDNLGHPAGDRLLKEMATRYTSLLRDDDLVCRMGGDEFAVILHDVHHDEDAVVVAHRLLEQTAQPVQLDDSEVVVTASIGIALFPKNGDDTRTLEKNADIALYHAKGEGKNTFSFFDEELNSASRNRIALEQRLRQVLEKNELLVLYQPKISLATGKVTGVEALVRWNSPEFGMVSPLRFIPLAEETRMIIPIGEWVLETACRQQVLWQEQGLSLTMAVNLSSVQFKSPTLIERITAILDKTGMLAEQLELELTESALVEKPNEATWILEQLRSLGCGIAIDDFGTGYSSLAYLKNFPVTVLKIDRTFVRDLAHDSGDRAIAQSVVALANNLDMQTVAEGVEQQEQLAILRELGCAFVQGFIYSRPVPADELPAIVHTITAGDESL
- a CDS encoding two-component system sensor histidine kinase NtrB; translated protein: METDLSQYAATVLDSVGDGVIVVSREGTVTLMNPAAEEMTGRSRRQVQGTPFSSAFGAEPLLVEMVERTAASGVSLSDQDNIVLRAPGRLIPANATTFPLLKADGEAIGVILTLRDLTSIRELEAAVRQADRLSTLGTLAAGLAHEVKNPLGGIKGAAQLLERELDPESDLLEYPRVMIREAERIDRIIRQLLELASPRGPRYLPVNLHRVLGDIILLQREAADSRDVSICTGFDPSIPPLMADEAQLIQVFLNLIRNALESMTEGGRLTVTSRVLGEYSLTSPLGRSRMVAVDISDTGPGIAEENLAKVGTPFYSTKDGGTGLGLAICQKIVAEHRGMLKIDSRLGEGTRVSVLLPLIQPPAKG
- a CDS encoding ATP-binding protein, encoding MTLSRKDFFRQGFFSLGDTLLKTAGIASPEAPPEQEFPTTDDVGNTAEPRCAEADNSRCLARSCGCFSCIERCEVQAITLAVGTGVLIDTALCTGCGACREVCPVTPKAIRLVRRAEHNQPAAA
- the napG gene encoding ferredoxin-type protein NapG — its product is MNPETEHHTAISRRLFLKGSVLAPLALALGGGAISAVYLRPAQAREFYLRPPGALAEKRFLAACVKCGKCAQACPYQSISMAGGEAGIGIGTPHIVPREMPCYLCPDIPCAKACPSGALDAKLNEVEKIRMGTAVIVDRSACLSIRGLRCEVCYRQCPLIDKAITLQNRHNTRTDAHTIMEPVVHKDKCVGCGICEKVCVLEKPAIVIQRTPPAQKDHYEF
- the napH gene encoding quinol dehydrogenase ferredoxin subunit NapH is translated as MNSKWSMARRGVQLLMIALLASPLAGLTLFRGNLAAAELLGLPLSDPLAFLQAQIGGRVFVLSYLVSTLIVVGTYFLLGGRSFCGWVCPVNLLTELADRLRGSEKIDRATLPLSANYWTLALVLAMVALTGVPLFELLSPIGIVSRAIVFGSLLPLLLVGAILLVELLVARRVWCRSLCPLGGFYSLLGRLSPLRVGFVAERCTHCNECTAVCPVEEVLAPSLEQNSPQVVAGACTRCMACLDACPTKALTVTLGYK
- a CDS encoding ammonia-forming cytochrome c nitrite reductase subunit c552, which codes for MLKQKLATAVTIVGIGALLAIPSVAAKAKPAAKPAKDGRETCYACHTEVKSLKENSKHAAIACTVCHDKTKEHLEKGPDVKPVTKIDQAVCGSCHKNQYESFYAVHHDPTGARKEKGIPAGRSPLQDKLLAGHGFTFEHAEPRGHAYMVVDQFAVDRFQGGRYQFKGGWKNYDKVGKTWDILEDRGPNAKLPETAMAGNPTCIQCKSSDLILQWKHLGEKGGKFDRTSNVNDVVKAINNPVGCIHCHDPHGAQPRIVRDGLIAAIEKDPAKNIFAKNGKTDLKVIDFRGFRKIGVMEKTDSRMMCAQCHVEYNCNPGTQRTDGKPVTFADARTNHFPLKNSLQLLEHYRSIDFFDFKHAVTGAKLIKFQHPEAETYAGSAHDKAGVQCHQCHMPQVKGKDGKKYSTHGVVKPIQMVQESCISCHKDYTPNKAKFMIETIRNYTKGKMRKSEYWLAQLIDTFAVAQREGVSPTILDQARLKHEEAHALWEYWTAENSDGFHNPEQARQSLTGSISASKAGVKLLNDAIMAVKQSKKEEPKKEEPKK
- a CDS encoding sigma-54-dependent transcriptional regulator is translated as MALHRILVADDEESMRWVLSKALRKKGYTVELAADGNQALRMVREQSYDLAIVDIKMPGMTGLEFLDKARELRPDLLVVVMTAEASMKNAVEAMKRGAYDYITKPFDLEVVDAIIEKVGRARDVSNQVSLLKQELKDRYQVEKNIIGNSPAMQEVYKTIGKVAASDVTVLIQGESGTGKELIARAIHFNSTRLGKPFVAINCAAIPRDLLESELFGSERGAFTGSTERKTGKFEQANHGTIFLDEIGDMPLDLQAKILRVLQEQEITRIGGSQNIAVDVRVVAATNQELLEKVRNREFREDLFYRLNVVPLHLVPLRERREDIPALVEYFLERACAEMEVPAKQCSGEALELLCSHSWPGNVRELENTIKRAVILSGDPLLTPQDFNGLSERQATIHAAPQEQSLEALVEAKLRTAFFGIEKLEKGDIYDRVLEQVERPLIRYTLEKTRGNQVRTADILGINRNTLRKKITELGIQIKKD